The Deinobacterium chartae genome contains a region encoding:
- a CDS encoding biotin--protein ligase: protein MHGEYKTPGGKLVMVDLEVRQGRLEDVRVSGDFFLEPDEALLEINRALEGLPADLGEAELARAVAEATRDAILLGFSPEAVAIAVRRALA, encoded by the coding sequence ATGCACGGAGAATACAAGACACCCGGCGGCAAACTGGTGATGGTGGACCTCGAGGTCCGTCAGGGGCGCCTCGAGGACGTGCGGGTCAGCGGCGACTTTTTCCTGGAGCCCGACGAGGCCCTGCTGGAGATCAACCGGGCCCTCGAGGGACTGCCTGCGGACCTCGGCGAGGCCGAGCTGGCCCGCGCGGTGGCCGAGGCAACCCGCGACGCCATCTTGTTGGGCTTCTCGCCCGAGGCGGTGGCCATCGCGGTGCGGAGGGCGCTGGCATGA